The sequence ACTGCCACAGCATGAAATCGCTCAAACGCTCCACACCCGAAGTCCGCACGAGCATGTCCAGCGGTGGGGTGCCCTTGGTCAACATGTTGTCCGTGAGAATTTGACGCGAGATCGTCTCCGGAGACGGATACATTGGGCTCTCGGCTCCTGACGTGGTTTCCGAACCGGCACCCTTGATTGGACTGCCGTCTTGTGGACCGAGATGGAGGGTCGTGGATGACGAAAAGGACGATTCGGACTCATACACACGGCCGATAGAATCGCTGCGAGTTGCCGAATCATCGTCATGTGTCGAAGATTCTGCAGAAGAGGACTCCGAGTCACTCTGCGGATCGGAAGTTTTTGATGAACCGAGCGTTTGCGCCCGAATATTGTGCGTGATGTGGGACTCGGAAAAGGGCACGCGGGAAGCGCCGTTGGCGGAAGGCGCAGGACGAAGAGGTGTGCTATAGTCGTTGACAGTATCGCGAATTGCGGTCGTGATTTCGTCGCGGGAGGTATAGGGGAAGCAAATGTTCAACACACGGTCGCCATTGCGGCTGGTGAGGTCGACGGCCTTGTTGACGGCAGCCAGCACGTCCGGCTTGAGCAGGTCGAGGCGCCCCAGTACGCGCACCTGAGCTCCGTATCGATCCAGCAAGTCTCCGTGCTGCGCCATCTGCGACAGCTTCACCTTGGCCATGTCCATGAGCGCATCGACCTCGAATTTGGAGCGCTTGAAGTTCTCAATGCTGAATGCGTAGATGGTCACGACCTTGACGCCGCTTTTGTAGCAGACTTCGAGAATCTGGATTGATGGGCGCAGAGTCAGCATGCAGGCCGCGAATACGGAGAATCCTCGAAGATTCGAAGCCATATGAAGCTCCATCCTCGCCGACGCCGTGCGCACATTCAGGAGAGTGACGTACCCGAGCCAGCGCCTCAAATCCCAAGTTATGCCCCTCAACGGTCTCAATCCCGTGGGATCTGGCGAATCGGCGATTTCCGTCCATCACAAAGGCGACATGTTGTGGGATTGGGCCTTGTCGAAGTGCGCCCACCAGAAGCTCCTTTAGATTGTTGATGGCAAACTCAATGGGCGGCGAGGCGAGAAACCATCGTCGAAGACGAGACAGATGCATTGAACCAGACATCGCGGAATGCCTGGGACCGAGGGGTTCGATCTCACGAACACGAAAGAGTAAGCGAAACGAGCGTCTCCAGAGACGAGTGCTTCCACGCGGCGTAAACAAGGAGGGAGGGTTGGGTAGGGGCGGAGCGGAGCGGGAGAGGgttggtttcttcttccgtgATCCCTGGCCCTCGGAGGTCGTGGGGTGAAGTATGGACGACGTGGTCTGATGTTGTCGAAACCTGCTAATTTGACTAAAGCGCTCTTTGACAGCttgaaacagaaaagaatATATTACTTGGGCGAAGGAGACATGTGATTCAGAGAAGACTCCTGGGTATTCATGTAACACGACCGTGCCAACACTAGGCTACACTGTTCCGCGACAAGCCAGTCGCTCGGCAGTGGCGAAACTGACGAAACTCGAATGGCGTGGCTCACCAGCAGTTTCGCCATTGCGGCGACGGTAGACCAGcttataataataaattCGAGAATGGGTCAATTGAAAAGAGTCTACGATTCAAGCGCACAGCCACGTTACAACCCAAGATGTCCCGTTGAAAGGCCATCGGGGCGTCGCAGGAAATCCGGCTCTCGTGGATGATCTATTTTCATGTGTCACTTTCACGTGCGCACTCACAGCCACTCTCCGGGCAACGCGCGGCAACTGAGAGCCATTGGGCCTCGTTCCACAGCCGACTCTTGGGATGAGAAAAAAGGGACATTTAATTTAAGAATGAGTGTTGATTTCGAGAATTAATCATTAAACATGCGTTGCCGCCCAGAAGTTTGCGCGACTTGAGTATCGTAAAGAAACATGGAATGAGCATCGATCGACCAAGGGACAGGAAACCGTGCCAGGGCGCCAGGCAGTCATTCTACCGGGAACTTCAAAGCCGCCGCATACAATTACAGATCTTTTCGCATCTCGTCCCCGCTGGAAGGCGTCGCACTCCCCGAGCTGGCCATATCCCAGCTTCCATCCTCGCtccgtcgtcgtcgtcgttcCCCCCGCTCTCTCATCGCATCCCGGATCCGCGAGCTCACATCCCCCAGCGCATCGTTCTGAGTTGTCATTGGGCTCAATGGCTTCATTCCGTGCCGCGAAGCCGGTCCTGGCCCCGACGAGCGACTGCGACTTCGATTGCGACTAGGAGGTCGAGTCGAGAAGAAGCCAATGTTGGCCAAGTTTTGAAACGACTCGTTGCGGGGAAGAGGCTCAGCTGAAGTCCACGATTCGCCGGTCTTGGCTTCCTGACTGCGCTTCGGCGTTGGTGGCTCGCGTA comes from Penicillium oxalicum strain HP7-1 chromosome I, whole genome shotgun sequence and encodes:
- a CDS encoding Dehydrodolichyl diphosphate synthase complex subunit; translated protein: MSGSMHLSRLRRWFLASPPIEFAINNLKELLVGALRQGPIPQHVAFVMDGNRRFARSHGIETVEGHNLGFEALARILEVCYKSGVKVVTIYAFSIENFKRSKFEVDALMDMAKVKLSQMAQHGDLLDRYGAQVRVLGRLDLLKPDVLAAVNKAVDLTSRNGDRVLNICFPYTSRDEITTAIRDTVNDYSTPLRPAPSANGASRVPFSESHITHNIRAQTLGSSKTSDPQSDSESSSAESSTHDDDSATRSDSIGRVYESESSFSSSTTLHLGPQDGSPIKGAGSETTSGAESPMYPSPETISRQILTDNMLTKGTPPLDMLVRTSGVERLSDFMLWQCHEETEIVFLDVLWPEFDLWHFLPVLLGWQRRISKSRQNPNGEGNFAGDSPESKSQQGNMIMRGDKVKAT